GCACTTGGTGACTGCTTCATCAGGAACCTATTAAAGGAAAAGCTTTCAATAGTTTGcccaacataaaataaaaaacaaaaatctagcACGAATTaatattagtagtttaaaagaaaataacaatcattgaaatcaatataatggtCAAAATTCTACCCAGTGATCTTTCTCTTCATTTTGTGGCCTCATTATTTTCATCCAATCAGTAAAACCTTTCTTCCTGTCGGCAAGTTGCTCAGATCCACTTCTGGTAAGATCTGAAGGTCTATTAGTTTCACCCATTTCCTTGACCTGTACATCATACACAGCCTTCAAGTTATGTAtcagaaaaataagaaatagatAAATCACTCATGTAAAGAAGTAAACAGGATGGACATTTAGCCAAACCAGGGAACCTGTAATTAATTGGTACCAGTTAAAccccaaaacaaacaaaatagaaCACAAATGAGTAAGTAGAAAGGCAAATTGATGATAGACAAAGGCATATAAATGGAGAAAAAACTGGACCATAACATCAGCATATCAgcattcaataataaaatagatttgaacTATAACTAATTCAGGAAGGCATATACACATGCACAGTAATAGGTATCAATTCTTGGGAGAAAAAGAAGGAATGGAGATCTAAATGTTGAGCAGTTTAACTTTTAATTGtcccaaaataaataaagaggaGATCATTTAACCTGAATACTTGCTGCTGTCACGGCATCCAGGATATTGTTTGTGGTATAGCTGTTTGATTTAAGCCTGATTCGTTTAGGTTCAGTGTCAACTGAGCTTTTGGTCCAAAATGCAAATATATATGAATCCAATACCTATTAAGAATATAAATGCAAAATTTATCGTCTTGGTAACATGCAGGGAAATGAAATCACGATTTCATAAAACCTACACACTAATTTACCTCCCATCTTGCCACATCGTCAAGTGCATATATCTTTAGAGTTCTGCTTGTAGCAGGCTCAAGTATTCTAATCCCATCCAGTCCAATCTGAAACAAGATCACAAACCCAGCACTAAGTGCGTTTATGAATAGTGAATTTCAAGATTATCAGACAAGCATAGAAAACATTTGTAAATCATCAGGGAGCAGCAGATTTGACATATTCAAAATTCTAGCTATTCAAGCAAATGCAAATATCAATAATGCATTACTAAAACATTCACCAACCTGACATAGAACGTCCATGTCAGTCTGGCCATAGCCTTCTGATAAGAGCTTGACACGGAACTTTAGCACGCCACCCTTAGGATCCTCATGTTCCTCAACCTTTGGCACGGCTTTGACAATTTTAGGAAAACTCCCAGAGCCCTTCTGTTCCTTCCCACCTGGAATATTAATAGGCCGTCCATAATCATCAAATAACACTTCACTGGAAGGCTCCGATCTACTACCGCCACTACCACCATATGTATCCTCTTTTCCTccattatatttataaacacCACTACCATACAGCCCCTGGTCGCCATAGCCACTATAATTCACATTACTCTCAACCGAATTCCCAAAATTCGACCCGCCGGAGCTCCCATACGAGCTCGAGAGATGCGGAGCTGACGAAAACGAAGCTGAATTGTAATTAGGGTTCGGCGGATTATAATTAGCACCAGCTGCCAAATAATCATAACTCAAGCCAGACTGATTTtgattctgattctgattctgGTCGTAGGTATAGTAAGCCCCCGGTTGCTGAGCCTCGAGGTGAGGGAAGGTGTTTGAATACGGAGGTGGCTGAGTAGGGACGTGATCGGAATTCTGGGGATACGGAGGGTAATTCGACGGAAAACTGGAGTAATCGGAGGAAGCATAACCTGGAGAAACCGGCGGAGCCGATGCGTATGGGGCGGTGGCGTGGGCGTACTGAGGATCGGTCGGCGCAGATATAAGGTTAGGGTTTTGATAGTGGGGAGGATAGTACTGTGGATCATAGGAAGAGCCTCCGACGTCGCCGCGGTGCATATTGTAGCGCTTTCCGATTGGATTTGCCGAAGAATGATTTGATCTTTACAGAGATCGATCGATCGATCAGGTTCTAGGGTTAGGGTCCGATGATCCTGGATAAAATACTGGTGGATTCGATGGAGGAAGCTTCTGGTACTGCGATGCGAGAGATTGAAGAAAGGAACAATGAAAATGAGACTTTGAAGAGTTTGTTATTTGGGTGAGAGACCTTGCCCGCCAAGGCCAATTGACCCTACTGTATACGGACTCGGTTCATGGATATCCGTTTTCCCCCCTCTGTTTTACTAGTATTTCTGAATGTACCCCTCTATTTCTTTTTGCACTTCTAATTTTTAACTGCAACACCTTATACTTGTAAACAAACGTGATTACATAATGTGcaatgaataataaaaagtTAGTGCCAACGACCtcgtggtccagtggcatcaaacccttcccttccctttatatgagagatggtgggttcgagcctcagtggaggcaatacctTTTCTTGAATAGGTTGAGCAagtaattattcaaaaaaaaaagttagcaaaattatattattaaaataaataaaaaaaatagtaaaatacatAAATCCCTATAAAtagtacggagtataaaatataattttattttttgataataagaACTATTATTATAtccgggtccaccataaacttTGTATAGGGGTACAGAATGGAGGACCCAAAATAGTACGTATAAAGTCTGAGATATTGACCCAAAATGACGGTCCAAATAATACAAGTTATAACCTAGAGATTGACCCAAAATAATAGCCCAAATAATACAAGTTATAGCCTAGGGATTGATCCAAAATAACAGCCCAAATAATACAAGCTATAGCCTAGGGAATTGACTAAGAAAAATATTGTAGTTACAAGGAATCGAACTTGGTATATGGGTTGAAGGTTATAAACATATACCACTGGACGGAAAATACTTGGAGTACTCTCATTTTATACTCCCAATTTGAACTCTCTTTCACATGCTTTTGATGTATGCACTTTTATATGGACCCACATGATAAAATAACCAATCTCTATTTGACACCTCAAGAAGTATAAGTAAGGGAGTATAATTTGAGAGTATGTATAGTAGAACTCACCACTGGACAATGGGGGATTAAGTGTTTATTGAGATTGTTTTAAAGGGAGGGAAGAGTGCCTTATATAGTGTAGAGCTCTCCTAGATTGTTGACAAGTGTACGACATCGACTGCCTTTCCCTATACACCCTCCACATGTCCCTATATGCTCTGGTGTCTTTACCCACCACCCCCAGCTGGTGGGGTGCCAATGGTGCGCTAGGGTGCATGGTCCCCGCTAGTCACACCATGCCACAGAGAGTCCAATGGGCTAAGTTTGATGGTTATGTGCCACCCAATAGGGTTCaatcaccccccccccccttccatACCTCAATGCCACGACCACGGACCTACACCAACCCAAACTATCACCCCTGTTAGTGAGGGCACCATTGATACTTTATTGGATGCTTGGACCCTACTAACCGCGCCACTTCATGAGGAGTTCGATTGACTAACCTTGCTAGCCATATGCTAGCCCGACAAGTTCAATTAGCAACCCCCCACCCCCCATGTAGTGCCATACCGCACTACTCCACGCAAAATGATGCACCAAAACCTCCCACCTCAATGAGTAGGATCGGTTAAGAAATTGTTCTGGCCACTTATGCTAAATGATTTGCGAATCATGTCATTGTCACCTATTTACTTACTCATGAAATTGTTTTTTGATCAAATTGTAGAATTTGGTATTTCTTCTCTTAAAtgcttttgaattttgataatcAATAGGTTATTTTTCTTTCCATAGGAAAGAAAACACTACAAAATCGTATAGAATTAGACAAATTTAGATCCAACAAGTTTAAATGTTATTCTAACCTATTAAAATACACAAACAAGCAAACAAAAATTGGGATTCCAATCCAATAATAAAGCTCGAAAGTATTTAACCAAACACCCGTAGATTCAATCCTTAAATAATTGAATTGAGCACGTGTTTGAGGCTGCAGAAATGAAATAAAGTAGGTATGTAGGGCCTTGAAGAACTCGTGCCAGAAACCATTTTCCCAAATCGCAAATCCTTCTCAGTCCACCTACCAACCCACCTTAATATGTATTCTCCACCTATAACTCCCACAATgttaaatcttcattttcacCTTCATCGCCACGAACACGAACCCAcctttctttctctctccctACTATGGCGTCTTCCTGTTTCTGCCCACCCAATCCCGCCTTCTCCGTTTCCACCTCCGCACACTCCCACCGCAAAGCCACCCTACGTGACTTCGCCGTGCGTTTTCCTTCTCGGTGCCGTTTGCAGTCTAATGCTCCCAACCGATTAAAGGTGTTTGCAAGCTCCTCCGCGGTTCCCGTGATGGATCAGTCTCCTCAGAGTAAAGCATCTTCTCATGTCCCCACCATTGTTGAGGTTGATTTAGGTGACCGGAGCTACCCGATTTACATCGGCTCTGGACTTCTTAATCAGCCTCAGCTTCTTCAGAGGTATCTCTTTACTTTTCTTCTTCGTCTTCTATGGTGTTTCTTTGATTCAATTTTAGTTCATCCATCTAAagctctgttttattttttaattactcTAGTTTGAAACGTTTGTTTGGTAACATactaacatagttagcttattggCTAATTTTGTcttgtttgatttgattaagtAACTAATATGactgttttattaattaaatttttgtaatagCTTAGCgatccaaaatgctaaaattcaaactAATTTGTCAAACATTTAGGATCAGCcgatgctatcaactagtcaaactcactaattGAATTAGCTAACtgtaacaactatttaccaaacaactcCTAAGTGCTTGTTTGTTTCCTTCACGATGTAGCTagtttttattgttaattttaggATCACAAACTTTTCCTGCTTTATTACATTACAGGCATATTCATGGCAAGAAAGTTCTTATAGTCACAAATACTACAGTAGCTCCATTATATCTGGACAAAACAATCAGTGCTTTAACAGATGGAAATCCTAATGTTAGTGTTGAAACTGTGATCTTGCCAGATGGAGAGAAATTTAAGAACATGGTAGGTATCTCGAGGCCTTGATATATGAATttcaagagaaaaaaaaacacaaaaaaagttGTGATTATGATTTCATTGGTGCTTTTGCAGGAAACTCTCATGAAAGTTTTTGATAAAGCTATTGAAACACGATTGGACCGACGGTGTACATTTGTTGCTCTCGGTGGTGGAGTTATTGGTGATATGTGTGGATATGCTGCTGCTTCTTATCTCCGGGGAGTTAATTTTATTCAGATTCCTACCACTGTTATGGCACAGGTACAATGAGTTTCCCTCTTTTGAATCTAACTAATTGTATATGAGGCTAGCGACTGGGGAAGTGTATTGTCTATGATGCCTAacactttttattttgtattatttctGTTCCTTTAGGTAGACTCTtctgttggagggaaaactgGAATTAACCACCCGCTTGGTAAGAATATGATCGGTGCCTTCTACCAACCTCAATGTGTGCTTGTAGACACGGACACCCTGAATACACTGCCAGACCGAGAACTAGCATCTGGCCTTGCTGAAGTTATAAAATATGGACTTATCAGAGATGCGGAGTTTTTCGAGTGGCAAGAGAATAATATGTCAGCATTGCTAGCAAGGTGAGTTTAGTGATTTTTTGTGTATGATTTCTCGATTCTTTTTTCCTTGTGCAAGCACTTCATTAGTCATCAAACACGCAATTCTTTATAAAGTAGCAAGTCAAATCAACAATCTTCTTGCAAACATGCGATTTCTCGTCTCTATGAGCAttaaattgcatttttcagGCATAAAATAGGATATGGTGATCTCTTTTATAgcgtgatgatgatgatgtcttGCTGATATTATTAATCTATTGAAACATTGCCTGTATCCATAAGAAATTTTGTTGTTGCAGGGACCCTGAAGCATTTGCTTATGCCATAAAGCGTTCCTGTGAAAACAAGGCAGAGGTTGTGTCCTTGGATGAGAAAGAGAGTGGATTGAGGGCCACTTTGAACTTGGGTCACACATTTGGCCATGTAAGTTCTTGGCATTCTTGTAGTGATACTCCCTCTTGTTGGAAAGAGGGACTTCCTTTAGCTTTCTTATGGTGTATGAGTTTAGTTTGGTGTAGTCATCTCCCATGATATGATGCACATTTCTTTTCAAATATGAAATGAAATGTGATGATTGCTTGAAAAGCTGCTCTATTATATCCTTGGTTGGAAGATTAGCACTTTACTAATTTACTTTATTTCCGACcagaaaattaaagttgaaacTTCTAGTAATCTTTAGCAATAATTATAATTCCTACATTTTTGCAGGCAATAGAGACTGGTTTTGGCTATGGAGAGTGGCTGCATGGAGAAGCTGTTGCGGCTGGAacggtattattattatttgtttcatttactctctatttattttttgcagTTGAGTTTATATTATCTGCTGCATGTGATCCAACCCCATATcacaaaaaaggaaaaggaaacagaaaaaaatgtatttgtGAAATTGGCacatatatttcatttcatCCTTAGATCATAGATCATGAAAACTAAGTGGTTAGTCGTTTCAGGTAATGGCTGTTGATATGTCACGCCGCCTTGGATGGATTGATGATTCACTGGTACACAGGGTGGATAAGATCCTTCAACAGACAAAGCTACCAACTACGCCTCCAAAAACCATGACTGTCGAGATGTTCAAGTCCATCATGGCGGTAAGATTGAATTAATTAAACTGTTTGGCCGCCActgttattaataatatatatggagtaaTTATAATCTCAAGCTTATGTATTATCTTAATTAAAATGGCAGGTTGATAAGAAAGTGGCTGATGGGAAGCTCAGACTCATCCTTTTGAAAGGTCCTCTGGGCAATTGTGTATTCACAGGTGACTACGATAAAAAAGCACTAGATCAAACACTCCATGCCTTTTGTAAATCTTAATCAAATTGCGACATTTTTTGGCTGTAGCAGCATGTAGCAAGTTAGTTACTCTTTGTTTTTGCGTTATGTTCTTTGTCTTGTATATTAATACTGTTATGTTGACAATTTTGTTCCCTgctaagttctttttttttttccgtacTTGAGTTTATATCAAACAatgctctttttttttgagtgacctctcatttgaggGAGACAGAGGTGCTATTGAGCTACAAACTACTTGGCAAATAAGGCTCTTAATACATTTAAAGTTTATGTTTTTGAGAATAAACTATATGAAATTAgtaatgcatatgtattattgaATATTAAGTTTCAATTGTGTTTGTATTAtatctattattttgtataactATTGTTATTAAACTTTCTGATTAGCTATTAACAT
This portion of the Ipomoea triloba cultivar NCNSP0323 chromosome 5, ASM357664v1 genome encodes:
- the LOC116020055 gene encoding protein FREE1-like gives rise to the protein MHRGDVGGSSYDPQYYPPHYQNPNLISAPTDPQYAHATAPYASAPPVSPGYASSDYSSFPSNYPPYPQNSDHVPTQPPPYSNTFPHLEAQQPGAYYTYDQNQNQNQNQSGLSYDYLAAGANYNPPNPNYNSASFSSAPHLSSSYGSSGGSNFGNSVESNVNYSGYGDQGLYGSGVYKYNGGKEDTYGGSGGSRSEPSSEVLFDDYGRPINIPGGKEQKGSGSFPKIVKAVPKVEEHEDPKGGVLKFRVKLLSEGYGQTDMDVLCQIGLDGIRILEPATSRTLKIYALDDVARWEVLDSYIFAFWTKSSVDTEPKRIRLKSNSYTTNNILDAVTAASIQVKEMGETNRPSDLTRSGSEQLADRKKGFTDWMKIMRPQNEEKDHWVPDEAVTKCNNCKSDFNAFVRRHHCRNCGDIFCDKCTQGRIALTADENAQQVRVCDQCMAEVTQRLSNAKEAAQRIGGLQSHEDLARKLKEEMSKNRKTTGKSSEGSGRMREVACPICTVHLQVQVPASGSETIECSVCQHPFLVSAH
- the LOC116018727 gene encoding 3-dehydroquinate synthase, chloroplastic-like, giving the protein MASSCFCPPNPAFSVSTSAHSHRKATLRDFAVRFPSRCRLQSNAPNRLKVFASSSAVPVMDQSPQSKASSHVPTIVEVDLGDRSYPIYIGSGLLNQPQLLQRHIHGKKVLIVTNTTVAPLYLDKTISALTDGNPNVSVETVILPDGEKFKNMETLMKVFDKAIETRLDRRCTFVALGGGVIGDMCGYAAASYLRGVNFIQIPTTVMAQVDSSVGGKTGINHPLGKNMIGAFYQPQCVLVDTDTLNTLPDRELASGLAEVIKYGLIRDAEFFEWQENNMSALLARDPEAFAYAIKRSCENKAEVVSLDEKESGLRATLNLGHTFGHAIETGFGYGEWLHGEAVAAGTVMAVDMSRRLGWIDDSLVHRVDKILQQTKLPTTPPKTMTVEMFKSIMAVDKKVADGKLRLILLKGPLGNCVFTGDYDKKALDQTLHAFCKS